In one Tachysurus fulvidraco isolate hzauxx_2018 chromosome 16, HZAU_PFXX_2.0, whole genome shotgun sequence genomic region, the following are encoded:
- the LOC113644363 gene encoding WD repeat and coiled-coil-containing protein isoform X1, whose product MELGKAKLLRTGLNTLHQAIHPVHGIAWTDGRQVCLTSLYYVAGEPKFGDTNVIGQFEHVFGLIWGPLCCSGTPALLAVQHKKHVTVWQLQLSALEQNKLLCTQTCEMSEPFPLLSQGCVWHPRQDILAVLTKRDASVLFSVRVDNRRVKADIHGSGLIHCACWTKDGTRLVVAIGSALHSYIWNDIQKSLVACTFCPVFDVGGCICAIESTDDAQVAVTTELPLDKICGLNAGIAFDLSNESKPLSTHQPSAVMSEEDVCSESRRKSFDSDRSLPLAFISSCGPTDLTHILSKHRKSDPSPLIHLRRRDHLTGSGQDSSHLILVRYERKVTTTRKVSIPGILVPDIMAFDPQGNTVAVASNTCNMVLVYSIMASSMPNVQQIHLQKNEKPKGLCFLSSKQILVMLGRQRSSDPAFLPSYNTDKYVVRLVVRELVFDEDTASPVVQKPESPSDLQELRRHSEAYAKDFALKDLVLPGGSVILSSNVRKKLIEEVSSSDVSSTDFSDRATSSTSSITVENYDMDHLNRMPTLATATRPSSPRYTASEKLLSDSPLLKNSCHGKENNSEQLAHNMERIFGRFAEVQQCLSEIKDFTQNGKKLMSSYPPVREPQYVHVTCQMQLSENVYTDERRPVLLCEGRLCLRVLQELFNLTVMEMMHGPLWIVLVADADGFVPLTFKHQEELMIRSAKRKFSFKSASASGSNDQPLEKSANIEQ is encoded by the exons ATGGAATTAGGGAAAGCTAAACTTCTGAGGACTGGACTCAATACTTTGCACCAAGCCATTCATCCAGTCCATGGGATAGCTTGGACAGATGGGAGACAGGTTTGCCTCACTTCACTCTACTATGTTGCTGGTGAGCCTAAATTTGGTGACACTAATGTAATTGGACAATTTgaacatgtctttggacttatCTGGGGACCTCTGTGTTGTTCGGGCACTCCAGCTCTGCTCGCAGTGCAGCACAAGAAGCATGTGACTGTGTGGCAGCTTCAGCTGAGTGCCCTCGAGCAGAACAAGCTGCtgtgcacacagacatgtgaaATGAGTGAACCTTTCCCGCTGCTGTCTCAGGGCTGTGTGTGGCACCCTAGGCAAGACATCCTGGCTGTTTTGACCAAGCGGGATGCctctgttttgttctctgtgAGAGTAGATAATCGCCGCGTGAAGGCAGACATCCACGGCAGTGGTCTGATCCACTGTGCATGCTGGACTAAAGACGGAACTAGGCTGGTGGTTGCCATTGGCAGCGCTCTTCACTCCTATATATGGAATGACATCCAGAAAAGTCTGGTTGCATGTACGTTTTGCCCTGTTTTTGATGTTGGCGGCTGTATCTGTGCCATTGAGTCTACTGATGATGCCCAAGTGGCTGTAACAACAGAACTGCCTCTAGATAAAATCTGTGGGCTTAATGCAGGTATTGCCTTTGACTTGTCAAATGAATCAAAGCCATTGTCTACTCATCAGCCTTCTGCTGTTATGTCGGAGGAAGATGTTTGCTCAGAATCCAGGAGAAAGTCTTTTGACTCAGACCGTTCGCTACCTTTAGCGTTCATTTCATCCTGTGGCCCCACTGACCTTACGCACATTCTGTCAAAACACAGAAAGTCAGACCCTAGTCCTTTGATTCACTTGAGGCGGCGAGATCATTTGACAGGATCAGGTCAAGACTCATCACATTTGATTTTAGTCAGGTACGAGCGAAAGGTTACGACCACCAGGAAAGTAAGCATTCCTGGCATTCTGGTCCCTGATATCATGGCCTTTGACCCACAAGGAAACACAGTTGCAGTTGCATCCAATACCTGCAACATGGTGTTGGTCTATTCTATCATGGCATCCTCCATGCCCAATGTTCAACAGATACACCTACAGAAGAATGAAAAACCTAAAGGCTTATGCTTTCTTAGCAGCAAGCAGATCCTAGTCATGCTCGGCCGACAGAGGAGCAGTGACCCAGCTTTCCTTCCGTCTTACAACACAGACAAGTACGTCGTCAGGCTCGTTGTCCGGGAGCTGGTGTTTGATGAGGACACAGCGTCCCCTGTTGTCCAGAAGCCCGAGTCTCCAAGTGACCTCCAGGAGCTTAGGCGTCATTCGGAAGCCTACGCTAAAGATTTTGCTTTGAAGGACCTTGTTCTTCCAGGAGGATCTGTAATCCTGTCATCAAATGTCAGGAAGAAGCTAATTGAGGAAGTGTCTAGTTCAGATGTGAGCTCAACTGACTTCTCAGACAGAGCCACTTCCAGCACGTCCTCCATCACTGTGGAAAACTACGATATGGATCATCTCAATCGCATGCCCACGCTAGCAACAGCCACTCGACCGTCTTCCCCTCGATACACAGCATCAGAAAAACTGCTGTCGGATTCTCCTCTGCTGAAGAACAGCTGTCATGGAAAAGAGAACAACTCCGAGCAACTCGCACACAACATGGAGAGGATATTTGGCCGATTTGCAGAGGTGCAGCAGTGCCTCTCAGAAATAAAAGACTTCACCCAGAATGGAAAAAAGCTCATGAGCAGCTACCCACCAGTTCGTGAACCACAGTATGTCCATGTCACGTGTCAG ATGCAGCTGTCGGAGAACGTGTACACAGATGAAAGGAGACCGGTGCTGTTATGTGAAGGAAGACTCTGTCTCCGAGTCCTGCAGGAGCTCTTCAACCTGACTGTTATGGAGATGATGCATG GGCCACTGTGGATTGTCTTGGTGGCCGACGCAGACGGATTTGTACCACTCACCTTCAAACACCAGGAGGAGCTCATGATACGGAGTGCGAAGAGGAAGTTTTCCTTCAAGTCTGCCAGCGCCAGTGGGAGTAATGATCAACCTCTTGAAAAATCAGCAAATATAGAACAGTGA
- the mfsd2b gene encoding major facilitator superfamily domain-containing protein 2B, whose protein sequence is MTKGRKTPASSGDKSVMKNLKPVFTKVSAQTHLEQKLSVCSKLCFAIGGAPNQVAGSATAFFLQIFLLDVAQINPFQASLVLFIGKAWGAVTDPVVGFFITKSKWTKIGRLMPWMVACTPFTIVSYFYLWFVPPFTNQRYIWYLGFYCLYQTLITCFHVPYSALTMFLSTDQQERDSATAYRMTMEVLGTLVGAAIQGQIVASAHTLKHCPHNNLSAGLLGNSSGTEVIRSLVLSQDLSHAKEVYMIAAGVIGALFLICMVVMFLGVKERDDPYALKTEKPIPFHKGFVLVMRHGPYLSLTAAFLFISVAIQLIQSNFVLFCTYAVDLRDHFQNMVLTILMSAALSIPFWQWFLQRFGKKTAAFCGITWIIPFTVMLAFVPNLIVAYVVAVSSGLSVAASLLLPWSMLPDVLDDFRLANRNSKGHEAIFYSFYVFFTKFAAGISLGVSTLCLEFAGYNTGACMQPKAVVYTLKLLIGIAPVAFIITGLVILLLYPINEDVRQRNKLALEDLRNQTVNCSCLREDLNSV, encoded by the exons ATGACTAAAGGGAGGAAGACACCAGCCAGCTCAGGTGACAAATCAGTGATGAAGAATCTCAAGCCTGTTTTCACCAAGGTCTCAGCACAG actCATCTGGAACAGAAGCTGTCCGTCTGCAGCAAACTGTGTTTCGCTATTGGAGGAGCACCTAATCAAGTTGCAGGAAGTGCAACTGCTTTTTTCTTACAGATATTTCTGCTAGACGTTGCACAG ATAAACCCATTTCAGGCCTCCCTGGTGCTGTTCATTGGTAAAGCTTGGGGTGCAGTTACTGATCCTGTTGTGGGATTCTTCATCACTAAAAGCAAATGGACAAAAATTGGCCGACTCATGCCATG GATGGTGGCCTGCACACCATTTACCATAGTGTCCTACTTCTACTTGTGGTTTGTTCCTCCTTTCACCAACCAAAGGTACATCTGGTATCTGGGCTTCTACTGCCTCTACCAAACTCTCATCACA TGTTTCCATGTGCCTTACTCAGCACTGACCATGTTTCTGAGCACAGACCAGCAGGAAAGAGACTCGGCTACAGCATATC GTATGACAATGGAGGTGTTGGGGACGCTGGTCGGTGCAGCCATCCAGGGCCAGATTGTAGCGAGTGCACATACCCTAAAGCACTGCCCTCATAACAACCTGTCAGCTGGTCTTCTGGGAAACAGCAGTGGAACGGAAGTCATTCGAAGTCTGGTGCTGTCCCAGGACTTGTCACATGCA aAAGAAGTCTACATGATTGCTGCCGGGGTGATCGGGGCACTCTTTCTTATCTGTATGGTTGTGATGTTTCTGGGagttaaagagagagatg ATCCTTATGCACTAAAGACAGAGAAACCAATTCCCTTTCATAAGGGCTTTGTGCTGGTGATGAGACATGGGCCATATCTCTCCCTCACAGCAGCTTTCCTCTTCATATCTGTAGCCATACAG CTGATCCAGAGCAACTTTGTGCTGTTCTGCACATACGCAGTGGATCTTCGGGACCACTTCCAAAATATGGTTCTAACAATACTG ATGTCTGCAGCCTTGAGCATCCCGTTCTGGCAGTGGTTCCTACAGAGGTTTGGCAAGAAGACAGCAGCGTTCTGTGGAATTACG tGGATTATTCCCTTCACTGTGATGCTGGCATTCGTTCCAAACCTGATAGTGGCTTATGTGGTAGCTGTGTCTTCTGGACTGAGTGTAGCTGCCTCGCTACTTTTACCCTG GTCAATGCTGCCAGACGTCCTGGATGACTTCAGACTGGCAAACCGCAACTCGAAGGGCCACGAGGCGATCTTCTACTCCTTCTATGTTTTCTTCACCAAGTTTGCGGCAGGGATCTCTCTGGGAGTGTCCACTCTCTGTTTAGA ATTTGCAGGCTATAACACAGGAGCATGTATGCAACCCAAAGCAGTAGTGTACACTCTGAAACTCCTGATTGGCATTGCCCCCGTGGCCTTTATCATCACAGGCCTCGTCATCCTCCTGCTATACCCCATCAACGAAGAcgtgagacagagaaacaaactGGCTCTGGAGGATCTAAG aAACCAGACTGTAAATTGCAGCTGCCTCAGAGAAGACTTGAACAGTGTATAG
- the LOC113644363 gene encoding WD repeat and coiled-coil-containing protein isoform X2: MELGKAKLLRTGLNTLHQAIHPVHGIAWTDGRQVCLTSLYYVAGEPKFGDTNVIGQFEHVFGLIWGPLCCSGTPALLAVQHKKHVTVWQLQLSALEQNKLLCTQTCEMSEPFPLLSQGCVWHPRQDILAVLTKRDASVLFSVRVDNRRVKADIHGSGLIHCACWTKDGTRLVVAIGSALHSYIWNDIQKSLVACTFCPVFDVGGCICAIESTDDAQVAVTTELPLDKICGLNAGIAFDLSNESKPLSTHQPSAVMSEEDVCSESRRKSFDSDRSLPLAFISSCGPTDLTHILSKHRKSDPSPLIHLRRRDHLTGSGQDSSHLILVRYERKVTTTRKVSIPGILVPDIMAFDPQGNTVAVASNTCNMVLVYSIMASSMPNVQQIHLQKNEKPKGLCFLSSKQILVMLGRQRSSDPAFLPSYNTDKYVVRLVVRELVFDEDTASPVVQKPESPSDLQELRRHSEAYAKDFALKDLVLPGGSVILSSNVRKKLIEEVSSSDVSSTDFSDRATSSTSSITVENYDMDHLNRMPTLATATRPSSPRYTASEKLLSDSPLLKNSCHGKENNSEQLAHNMERIFGRFAEVQQCLSEIKDFTQNGKKLMSSYPPVREPQYVHVTCQLSENVYTDERRPVLLCEGRLCLRVLQELFNLTVMEMMHGPLWIVLVADADGFVPLTFKHQEELMIRSAKRKFSFKSASASGSNDQPLEKSANIEQ, translated from the exons ATGGAATTAGGGAAAGCTAAACTTCTGAGGACTGGACTCAATACTTTGCACCAAGCCATTCATCCAGTCCATGGGATAGCTTGGACAGATGGGAGACAGGTTTGCCTCACTTCACTCTACTATGTTGCTGGTGAGCCTAAATTTGGTGACACTAATGTAATTGGACAATTTgaacatgtctttggacttatCTGGGGACCTCTGTGTTGTTCGGGCACTCCAGCTCTGCTCGCAGTGCAGCACAAGAAGCATGTGACTGTGTGGCAGCTTCAGCTGAGTGCCCTCGAGCAGAACAAGCTGCtgtgcacacagacatgtgaaATGAGTGAACCTTTCCCGCTGCTGTCTCAGGGCTGTGTGTGGCACCCTAGGCAAGACATCCTGGCTGTTTTGACCAAGCGGGATGCctctgttttgttctctgtgAGAGTAGATAATCGCCGCGTGAAGGCAGACATCCACGGCAGTGGTCTGATCCACTGTGCATGCTGGACTAAAGACGGAACTAGGCTGGTGGTTGCCATTGGCAGCGCTCTTCACTCCTATATATGGAATGACATCCAGAAAAGTCTGGTTGCATGTACGTTTTGCCCTGTTTTTGATGTTGGCGGCTGTATCTGTGCCATTGAGTCTACTGATGATGCCCAAGTGGCTGTAACAACAGAACTGCCTCTAGATAAAATCTGTGGGCTTAATGCAGGTATTGCCTTTGACTTGTCAAATGAATCAAAGCCATTGTCTACTCATCAGCCTTCTGCTGTTATGTCGGAGGAAGATGTTTGCTCAGAATCCAGGAGAAAGTCTTTTGACTCAGACCGTTCGCTACCTTTAGCGTTCATTTCATCCTGTGGCCCCACTGACCTTACGCACATTCTGTCAAAACACAGAAAGTCAGACCCTAGTCCTTTGATTCACTTGAGGCGGCGAGATCATTTGACAGGATCAGGTCAAGACTCATCACATTTGATTTTAGTCAGGTACGAGCGAAAGGTTACGACCACCAGGAAAGTAAGCATTCCTGGCATTCTGGTCCCTGATATCATGGCCTTTGACCCACAAGGAAACACAGTTGCAGTTGCATCCAATACCTGCAACATGGTGTTGGTCTATTCTATCATGGCATCCTCCATGCCCAATGTTCAACAGATACACCTACAGAAGAATGAAAAACCTAAAGGCTTATGCTTTCTTAGCAGCAAGCAGATCCTAGTCATGCTCGGCCGACAGAGGAGCAGTGACCCAGCTTTCCTTCCGTCTTACAACACAGACAAGTACGTCGTCAGGCTCGTTGTCCGGGAGCTGGTGTTTGATGAGGACACAGCGTCCCCTGTTGTCCAGAAGCCCGAGTCTCCAAGTGACCTCCAGGAGCTTAGGCGTCATTCGGAAGCCTACGCTAAAGATTTTGCTTTGAAGGACCTTGTTCTTCCAGGAGGATCTGTAATCCTGTCATCAAATGTCAGGAAGAAGCTAATTGAGGAAGTGTCTAGTTCAGATGTGAGCTCAACTGACTTCTCAGACAGAGCCACTTCCAGCACGTCCTCCATCACTGTGGAAAACTACGATATGGATCATCTCAATCGCATGCCCACGCTAGCAACAGCCACTCGACCGTCTTCCCCTCGATACACAGCATCAGAAAAACTGCTGTCGGATTCTCCTCTGCTGAAGAACAGCTGTCATGGAAAAGAGAACAACTCCGAGCAACTCGCACACAACATGGAGAGGATATTTGGCCGATTTGCAGAGGTGCAGCAGTGCCTCTCAGAAATAAAAGACTTCACCCAGAATGGAAAAAAGCTCATGAGCAGCTACCCACCAGTTCGTGAACCACAGTATGTCCATGTCACGTGTCAG CTGTCGGAGAACGTGTACACAGATGAAAGGAGACCGGTGCTGTTATGTGAAGGAAGACTCTGTCTCCGAGTCCTGCAGGAGCTCTTCAACCTGACTGTTATGGAGATGATGCATG GGCCACTGTGGATTGTCTTGGTGGCCGACGCAGACGGATTTGTACCACTCACCTTCAAACACCAGGAGGAGCTCATGATACGGAGTGCGAAGAGGAAGTTTTCCTTCAAGTCTGCCAGCGCCAGTGGGAGTAATGATCAACCTCTTGAAAAATCAGCAAATATAGAACAGTGA